GAGACGTGGTGGCCATCTTGGATGCCCACATAGAAGTCCACGTGGAATGGTAGTCTGAATGGTTTATATTATAAAGACACTCAGTGATATTTTTTTGTCTCCTTTAACGCAATGTTTTCACTCTGTGTTTCTGTGAACAGGGCGGAGCCTCTGTTAGCGCGGATAAAGGAGGACCGCACGTTGGTGTTGACACCGGTGTTTGACAAAGTCCATTTCGATGACTTGACAGTCACACGTTATTGGCCGAGTGCAACCGCCTTTGACTGGGCCCTGTGGTGTATGTACGAGTCCTTCAGACCTGATTGGTATGCCTTACAAGACGAGACACAGCCAGGAAAGTGAGTTGTTTGTGATTTCATCATTGGATGATAGTCCTGTTTCACAAGTCTGTTTGAAAAAGGTGAAAAGGAAAGCACAGCTTTGGGAGGAAATGAtcattatgtgttgtgtatgttTGTCAGGAGCCCCTCCATTATGGGCATACTAGTGGTTGATCGCCTGTTCTTTGGGGAAATTGGTGCTCTGGATGGTGGTATGAAGATCTATGGAGGTGAAAATGTTGAACTGGGCATCCGGGTAAGCCCCTCTGCTACAGTTTATGAATGAATGTTGGAAATCAAAGCAGACGTGTGTTTGCAGAATTGCTTTCTGTTCTTGAGTCGTTCAGTTTGAACAAGCCAATCTACGTCCAAAATCCAGACACTTCAGTCAATATCTATAAACTCGTACTTGTCTCTTGGTGTTTCTAGGTGTGGCTGTGTGGTGGAAGTGTCGAGGTCATACCTTGTTCTAAAATAGCCCACATCGAAAGGGCCCATAAACCCTATCTCCCAGACCTGAGCATTACAATGAAGAGGAATgctctgagagtggctgaggtctGGATGGATGAATACAAACATAATGTCAACATCGCCTGGAACCTCCCACTGAAGGTACTGTACACAACAAACCATTAAAAAAATAGGGTTTTATCAGCTGCTCCTATGGAATAACAATCATCGCTGTTATGCATGCTTTGTGTATGAAAATAAGTAGACTAGACAGTCAATATTATAAGAATGGTCTATTACTCAATGCCATAATAAAGATCGTAGGATCTATGTAAAATGATGGTGGTAGGCCATCATCAAGGATTGCTCACACAGCCTGTGATTCTGTATTAGGAATCTTCCTCTTTCTCACCACAGGATCATGGCATAGACATTGGGGATGTTTCAGAGAGGAAGAAGTTGAGAAAGAGTCTGAACTGCAAACCCTTCCAGTGGTATATGGACAATGTGTATCCAATGTTAGACCCCCTGGGTGACTTGCTTGGTTATGGAGCTGTGAGTGATGCTAAAATGTTACTGTTGTTTTGGAATTATTTCCTCACCAAGTGTGTTTGGTGCATATAATTATTTTTTCAATTGGATGCAGGGTCATAATTCCAACTCATTATCAGGATAGGAATTTGCACTTTTATAATTGTTTAATCTTGGTCCATAAAATCAACagctggtcaatgacctgaagacgGATCTCTGTATAGATCAAGGCCCAGTTCCGGGGAACACACCTATTTTATATGGATGTCATTATTTTAGTCCACAGGTTTGTATAATTATTTCTTAGTATTTTAGAATGTAGCCAATTGTATAATATGGTCCATCCCATAGCAGAGCCGGGATTCAACCCATACCACAATGCAAAGTACTGTCAATACCACAGATACAGAAAAGCCTAAatatctatcctctctgtccagAACTGTTATTATCGAGCCAGCGGGGAGATCTACATTGGAGGCATCAAGTCTCACAAGTACAACAGTAATCGCTGTCTGATGGACATTGGCACTCAAATCCCAGGACTGTATGATTGCAAGGAGGCCAAGCAGAAGGGATTCCACATGCTCTGGGAATTTCAACAGGTAAGCACTCCAACATGAAATAGGGAAATTGATGCTTATAAACTGTTGGAAACATGGGAGATGTCTTTGACTTTAGTGTGATATTGTACAGTGTAATGTTTGCTGTGTTTTACAGGGAAAAGCCATccagaacagacagacaaagagatgtCTGGAGATTGCCCAAGGGGAGGACACTTTCTACCAGCTCATCATTCAGGAGTGCAGTGGGCAACACTGGAAAATACGTAATATGATAAAAGACTTCTGATACACTGAGATAGTTAGGCCTACTGTACCAGAGACAATACAGCAGGACTATAAGAGTTATGCCGCGATGCTGACCTCTGacgtcacctactaaggaaattACCTTTTTAACGGCATTATCagcagttaaatgcaacaacaaaacattatttacacTAAGTTTTTGAACACTATCATTTTTGTACAATCATGATAGCTGTACTTACAGTTTATGGTTGACGCAGCctgttggccattagccaatctGAGTTTCTCAACAAGTTGAAAGCACGTGAATGCATTCCACTGATATTTATgacttcacaactggtaattaCCACCTTCCCACTTCTTCATGAACATAGCATTATCATGACGCTTTGAAAAGCCAATCAGTGGTCAGCAGtgagatgactgtgtgatcttaGTGAGGTGTTGGTTGGACATAGCTTCATGGGGACAGATTTACAGTTTTTTCACAGAATGTGGAATGCTGTTGAGCTGTGTTGTCCTTGGTCCTGAATGTAATTGCAAAGAAATAATAAATATGATTCCTGTATTTACGCTCATTTGTGGTTTATTGATTCACTGTAGATTTTCAACAAAGAGGGTCATATAATATTTTTCTGCATTGACATCATATAGAGCTGAGTTGACATCAGTGTAGTTTTGAAGAAGACCCGTCCTTCTctatgagttctctctctcttacagctTCGGTGGCAGGGAgttatacagcgcattcggaaagtattcagaccgctttaCTTTTCTCAcattgttaagttacagccttattctaaaaagtcctggctctggctgggccactcaaagacattcagagacttgtcctggaGGGGAAGCCGTGACAAGCTGTCAGCATTGGCATGCGCTTCAGGCCTTCCTTTACCTGATGTCATAGCTGTGAGCACTCAGCTTGCTGCCAGAGTGCGGAAAAAAAGGTCAGGGGACGATGTTCTGTCAgcaaggtgaacctccatccgaACAGGTAGGTGTGGAATTTTTGATCCTGAAGATAATACCCAACGTTTCTTTCTCAATCTGCGGGTATTTCAGTCCTTGAAATGCAGGCAATGGGCTTATCTTCTCCTGCAGGTGTGGAGTGACACGACGGCCCAAACTTCATATGGGGAAGTGTCACAGGCCAGTTGAATTGGATGGGTTGAAGTAAATCAACACCTTATCAATCAACACTGCCTTTGCTTTCTTGAAAGTAGCGTCACACTCCTTTGTCCACGACCAGAGTTTGTTCTCTCTCATTAACTCATGCAAAGGCTTCAGCTGCTTCGCCAGCTTTTTGATGAACCTTCGTAGTAGTTCAGGAGGCCCAGGAAAGACCGCAGATGGCTTACATTCTCGGGAGCAGGTCCCTCTGCAATGACTGTCACTTTCGATGGAGCTGTGTTGAGAACGTCAGCATCAATCACATGGCCTAAGGACTCCACTGCATGCTTGCAAAAGTTGCACTTCTATTTTGCGAACATGTAAGCCTTACTCTTCGAGTCGATTAAGAGgtttttacatttgagtaatttaacCGACGCTTCTATCCAGAGCGACATAGCGATTGCTCATGCACGCAGTAGCAAGAGACTGCCACACAGCTCCCCAGGACTGCTGTGCAGAAATATCAGCTTCACTCAACTTCACTCTATTAGTCGCCAACCGGTCGATCGCGACCGATCGACAAGGTATTCCCAGTATATCGGcagacatttctgtaaaaaaaaaactgaataatgatcttcttttttttttcgtCTCGGGCTGTTGGCGGTACATGCACCCGTTTCGGCCGCCCTGTGCGCCAGGTAGGCGAACGGtagccattttgaaccatttcatgtgtctgaaggaaCAAACTCTGCATTCACGGCGGGCCTAGAGAACAAATCACGTGCCCTCTGCGTACAGTAACAGTCTGCAGTAACATAGCAGCCATAAAAGAAACATAGCAGCCATAAAAGAAACATAGCAGCCATAAAAGAAACATAGCAGCCATAAAAGAAACATAACAGCCATAAAAGAAACATAACAGCCATAAAAGAAACATAGCAGCCATAAAAGAAACATAACAGCCATAAAAGAAAGCCAcacaaagttgatactgtgagatttcaaaacgtttaaaacTATGACTACAGAGAGACTGTcaatgaatacagcaaagagctgctgttttaatgagtgagttcatgttcaAGTTCTTACTCAACACTGTCGACactgtattcaacacttttataagacAGAAAACGATAAAAGCACATAGATGTAGCTATGCTACgggtaaataaattaaacaagCTCCAGTAATCTTTTTGAGTGTGACCTGTATTACTTTATTGTATTATAATATATTAAATGGACAGGAATTACACACCTTGTTCAAACCATGATAAGGTGCAGCACATGCGGCCTACAAAGTATAGGCTAGCTAATTTGATTAAAATGtttcataatatttcccctaatgttattagcctacctcctctttctctctctagcgttgctccattccttcctctctttcaacagttaaatgaaataAGTTGTGTTGTCCTTATCTTCCTCATTCTAATGATATGCTTGAATAATATTGGACTAGAACGAGATAAAGgaggctttcacttctcttcatGAGGATTGAATGGTTATGTGTCTGAATAAATCATTGTTATAGCCGAAATGCCATTGCGTGTTCGTTCTTCTTTCAAACATTCACCAAACAAGAGCTTGCATCCCTCTTGAAATAGTCTAAAAAATgcaccatttttttttcttccagcaAGGAGttctagtctagcttttcctgcatgggactTCAAGAGCTATGGTGCCTATTTTACAGAGAGGCCAGCGGAGCACAGGTGAGTGCTTATTGCGCAAGAGACAGAGGCTATAAGTTAGAAGCTTATTACTCATAACCCATCATTCATTAGCTAAATATATGGCTAATGCTGCATTGAATGTATTACCTGAAATAGGTACGCTAGGACATCTATATATAAgcctgtacagtgcattcgggaagtattcagacccattgactttttacacattttgttatgttacagccttattctaaaatgtattaaattactttttttttctcaaatcaatctacacataatacaccataacgacaaagtgaaaaaatgatttttagacatttttgcaaggAGTCACACCTTTTGATACAAAGAGAGCATTAACTTATTTAGATAGCTTCAGTCACTGTAATGTTTTgataatttttttgttttttgggtAGATCAGCtataatattgcagatagattgtagcttccatcaatgtaattgtctgcatgaTTTCCAATCctccatatatatatttttgtaaatatatactgtatattagtaggcctgattaccaacaatgacgagacagcctacagggagaaggtgaggacccTCTCACGCTCACTCTTTAGTACTGCAACATATTGGACAATGGATTCACCCTCCTCTTGGTTCTGTTTGTGAAACCTGAATCTCTCTAGGATTAGAAGTGGCTTGGGGCAAAAATGTCCTTCCAAGGTTTTCACAATGTCCACAAATGACTGGTCACCTGCTTTCTCAGGCTGGACCAGGCTACTTAGCAGGTTAAACGTTTTAGCTCCCATCACACTAAGGAATGTTGGCACTTTCGTCTTTAATGCCATTAGTTGTCACAAGAAAATCAAAAACGCTTCATGTAAGCATTTTTTCCACTGTTTCCTCAAAATGACCAAGTGCTCCAATTAGTATTGGAGTCAGGTGAGTTAGCTGtggctggggcaaaactgtgacaccaatcaggccctcgaggaacTGCCCACCCCTGAGTTAGAGGCATTTTAGCACCCTTCCATCTTGGTTTTCACATTTGCTAGTAAAATAATTTTACTAGTTTACTTTCACCTCCTGTTTTCACTCTTTATTTACAGTTTTGTCCTTTGGGTTCTTCTACTTGACAGAGTTTGATTAAGCTGCCGCGGGTTGAACCAAGAGTTAGAACTAAAGGCAAAGTTGGAACAATAGAAATTAGAGTTGGAGAACAGGGAAAGACCAGATGAACATGCAGCCAAAGAACAAGAATATGCAGCCAGACTACAACAATAAGAACGTATGCATGCCATTCAGTTAAATTAGATGGAGCTGGGAGCGCGACAAAGAGAGATAGATCTGGAAGCACTCCGAATCCAGTCAGGCCAACAGAGTTTGATCTTGGTCAGAACAGCCAGCTTGTACCGCATTTCAACGAAAACATCAATTAATATTTTATTCTGTTTTGAGCGGATTGCCACATCCCAAAAATGGCCGCAAGATTTTTGGTCACTGCTCCTCGGAGGATTTAAAGACTCTCATCCTTCTGAAGAGGAATTTCCTCCATGTCAGTGC
Above is a genomic segment from Oncorhynchus clarkii lewisi isolate Uvic-CL-2024 chromosome 33, UVic_Ocla_1.0, whole genome shotgun sequence containing:
- the LOC139392779 gene encoding probable polypeptide N-acetylgalactosaminyltransferase 8, with the protein product MRISWVRGLASLLALGTGILYITSIKREVHSHGERLQKAHQNDSVRGQDMLKRLEKMEAHIEKLVKSVNNGISLKEGQAVKATEVKKERKVVKKLYPNSALFTTWGDELSEEEQKEAEGLFQMYGYNAFLSDRLPLNREIPDTRNPKCANHQYPHDLPTISVVLIYLDEALSIIKRAVRSIIDKTPQHLLKDIILVDDHSSNEDLKEKLDAYISFIDEERPGLLKRVRHLEQLGLTQARLSGWREAEGDVVAILDAHIEVHVEWAEPLLARIKEDRTLVLTPVFDKVHFDDLTVTRYWPSATAFDWALWCMYESFRPDWYALQDETQPGKSPSIMGILVVDRLFFGEIGALDGGMKIYGGENVELGIRVWLCGGSVEVIPCSKIAHIERAHKPYLPDLSITMKRNALRVAEVWMDEYKHNVNIAWNLPLKDHGIDIGDVSERKKLRKSLNCKPFQWYMDNVYPMLDPLGDLLGYGALVNDLKTDLCIDQGPVPGNTPILYGCHYFSPQNCYYRASGEIYIGGIKSHKYNSNRCLMDIGTQIPGLYDCKEAKQKGFHMLWEFQQGKAIQNRQTKRCLEIAQGEDTFYQLIIQECSGQHWKIRNMIKDF